One Thermococcus alcaliphilus genomic region harbors:
- a CDS encoding adenosylcobalamin-dependent ribonucleoside-diphosphate reductase — MPVEKVMKRDGRIVPFDESRIRWAIQRAMWEVGVRDENLLDKIVKDVVDRINELYEGQIPHIENIQDIVELELMRNGLFEVAKAYIIYRKKKAEIREEKRKILNKEKLDEIDKRFSINALRVLASRYLIKNEEGKIIESPKQLFERVATLAAIPDLLYDERVFSKEGGYTQDLKRVEYYLQNFENFDNVYSIGRFKLNKYHFERMINLYKELAEKGKMKVSIDEFLNMLERGEFDKYEEVIEEFFNLMVNQVFMPNTPALINSGRPLGMLSACFVVPIEDDMESIMKAAHDVAIIQKMGGGTGLNFSKLRPEGDIVGTTTGAACFTGDTRILTEKGFIPIKEIVHGEKPKIVTHAGLKSIIEAYDNGEMEVFRVVTEDGYEVKVTEDHKFLVFDEDGTPILKPLRELNIGDYIYILASEWESGEYIRLKTDVELKSKGYDVNLPELLDERLAYLLGIIYADGHIRHYFENGRRKNSKIEIYLNKTETEIKEKVKKYFKELFGIEPKEFLREESNKLTLMIPPTKIVRFLEINGLSKDKSENIRVPEAIFRSNPSVMAAFLAGFFDGDGSVDQHYRIAFKSISKDFIKDAQLLLIALGIVTSIQEYFPSTPGHRTVYTLRIQTRDMKLKAFSILKESVKLSKIADEAIDNLKENGKNKKFSFPFNAIYRIKNPETRAKIQRDYKLLAYNSKVTHRAFIKKILELKDELRLEPEEVEYFEMLSKLYPTKISKIEPLGKAHVYDLQVEDVHLLTGNGIYTSNSGPVSFMHLIDAVSDVIKQGGVRRGANMGILEVWHPDIEKFIHAKEQNVGTNVLSNFNISVGLWADFWEALKEGKRYPLINPRTGKKVKEIDPKSLFEELAYMAWAKADPGVVFFDIINRRNVLEPAKGEKIRATNPCVVGDTRVLTPEGYLKIEELFRIAKERNEEKVVAVEGIAEEGEEFAYPITILLPNEEEKEVIYETAHGKQLAVADPIETKAYVWKVGRKKVARVKTKEGYEITATLDHKIMTKDGWKAVEELKEGDLIALPRFEVEDDFGSESIGEDVAFTLGWLIGDGYINTNDKRVWFYFNAEKEEEIAQKISEILKKHFNSKAEPHRYGSEIKLGVRGEAYRFFEKIVKTNEKRVPEIVYRLKPNEIRAFLRGLFTADGYVDNDSAIRLTSRDRELLRDVQDLLLLFGILSKIYERPYKGTFEYTTKDGERKIYEAQGYYELVIANYSRKLFAEKIGFEGEKQEKIRLNKTKIDEPYARVDSVELIGEEIVYDLTVPEIHSYVSNGFMSHNCGEEPLYDYESCNLASINLAKFVKYDDEGKPYFDWDEYAQVIMKVAKYLDNAIDVNKFPLPEIDYNTKLTRRIGVGMMGLADALFKLGIPYNSKEGYDFMRKATEYLTFYAYKYSIEAAKKRGTFPLYEKTKYPEGELPIEGYYHREIWNLPWDELVEEIKKYGVRNAMVTTCPPTGSVSMIADTSSGIEPIFALVYKKSVTVGEFYYVDPVFEAELKKRGLYNDEILQKISDNYGSVQGLEEIPEDMQRVFVTAMDIHWLDHLLAQASIQLWLTDSASKTINMPNDATVEDVKAAYLLAHALGCKGVTVYRDGSLSVQVYSVEGEKKKRVPAKPSEYAKKILREIVENESWLKKFINVEAIIDGTNGKEAPTFSLSISRAQRQVEETAKERNVKDLLGVAYCPVCYEKDGELVELRMESGCATCPKCGWSKCVIS; from the coding sequence ATGCCAGTTGAAAAAGTGATGAAAAGAGATGGTCGAATAGTTCCTTTCGATGAGAGCCGTATAAGATGGGCTATACAAAGGGCAATGTGGGAAGTTGGAGTAAGGGATGAGAATCTTCTCGATAAGATTGTAAAGGATGTTGTTGATAGAATAAATGAGCTTTATGAGGGGCAGATCCCCCATATAGAGAACATTCAGGATATAGTAGAACTTGAGCTGATGAGAAACGGTCTTTTTGAGGTTGCTAAAGCCTACATAATCTACAGAAAGAAAAAAGCAGAAATTAGAGAAGAGAAAAGAAAAATACTGAACAAAGAGAAGCTCGACGAAATAGACAAGCGCTTTTCAATAAACGCTCTGAGAGTTCTGGCGAGTAGGTATCTCATAAAGAATGAGGAAGGAAAGATAATTGAAAGCCCAAAACAGCTATTTGAGAGAGTTGCCACTTTAGCCGCAATTCCCGATCTTCTCTATGACGAGAGGGTGTTCTCCAAAGAGGGAGGCTACACACAGGATTTGAAGAGAGTCGAGTATTATCTGCAGAACTTTGAGAACTTTGATAACGTTTACAGCATAGGCCGCTTCAAGCTCAACAAGTACCATTTTGAGAGGATGATAAACCTCTATAAGGAGCTGGCAGAAAAGGGAAAAATGAAGGTAAGCATTGACGAGTTTTTGAACATGCTTGAAAGAGGGGAGTTTGACAAATACGAAGAGGTAATCGAGGAGTTCTTCAACTTGATGGTCAACCAGGTTTTCATGCCCAACACTCCAGCACTCATAAACTCTGGAAGACCGTTGGGAATGCTTTCGGCTTGCTTTGTTGTGCCGATAGAGGATGACATGGAGAGCATAATGAAAGCAGCTCATGACGTTGCCATAATACAAAAAATGGGTGGCGGCACAGGTTTGAATTTCTCAAAACTCCGTCCAGAGGGAGATATAGTAGGAACAACAACAGGGGCAGCGTGTTTTACTGGAGACACTAGAATACTTACGGAAAAGGGTTTCATACCAATCAAAGAAATAGTACACGGGGAAAAACCAAAGATAGTCACCCACGCGGGCTTGAAGAGTATTATTGAGGCATACGATAATGGAGAAATGGAAGTTTTCAGGGTCGTTACTGAAGACGGTTATGAAGTTAAGGTTACTGAAGATCACAAATTCCTTGTCTTTGATGAGGACGGAACGCCAATCCTTAAGCCCCTCAGGGAGTTAAACATTGGTGATTACATTTACATACTTGCCTCCGAATGGGAGAGTGGTGAATACATCAGACTAAAAACAGATGTTGAACTTAAGAGCAAAGGCTACGACGTTAATTTACCAGAACTACTTGATGAGAGGCTCGCTTACCTCCTCGGAATAATATATGCTGATGGTCACATTAGACACTATTTCGAAAATGGAAGAAGAAAGAATTCTAAAATAGAAATCTATCTGAATAAAACAGAAACCGAGATAAAGGAGAAAGTTAAAAAGTATTTCAAGGAACTCTTTGGCATAGAACCTAAGGAGTTCCTCAGGGAAGAGAGCAACAAGTTAACACTGATGATACCCCCAACTAAGATTGTGAGATTCCTTGAAATAAACGGCCTTTCAAAAGATAAATCTGAGAACATACGTGTGCCCGAAGCCATTTTCAGGAGCAACCCTTCCGTCATGGCCGCTTTCTTAGCTGGATTTTTTGACGGGGACGGTTCAGTGGATCAACACTATAGAATAGCTTTCAAGTCTATTTCGAAAGATTTTATAAAAGATGCACAACTTCTGTTAATAGCTCTTGGAATAGTAACAAGCATACAAGAGTATTTCCCTTCCACTCCCGGTCACCGGACTGTTTATACCCTTAGAATCCAAACAAGAGATATGAAACTTAAAGCGTTTAGTATCTTGAAAGAGTCAGTTAAGCTCTCGAAAATAGCAGATGAAGCTATAGATAACCTAAAGGAAAACGGAAAGAACAAGAAATTCTCATTCCCATTCAATGCAATATACCGTATAAAGAACCCAGAAACCCGGGCAAAAATACAGCGAGATTACAAACTTCTTGCCTACAACTCAAAAGTCACCCACAGGGCATTCATAAAGAAGATACTGGAGCTAAAAGATGAGCTTAGGCTTGAACCGGAAGAAGTAGAGTATTTCGAAATGCTCTCAAAGCTATACCCCACAAAAATTTCAAAGATAGAACCTCTCGGAAAGGCCCATGTTTATGATCTTCAGGTTGAGGACGTTCATCTCCTTACTGGGAACGGAATTTACACCTCTAACAGCGGACCCGTATCGTTCATGCACCTCATCGATGCCGTTAGCGATGTAATAAAGCAGGGTGGAGTGAGAAGAGGAGCAAACATGGGAATCCTTGAAGTGTGGCACCCAGATATTGAGAAGTTCATCCATGCAAAAGAGCAGAATGTTGGAACAAACGTTTTAAGCAACTTCAACATAAGCGTTGGGCTGTGGGCTGACTTCTGGGAAGCCCTCAAAGAAGGGAAGAGGTATCCTCTCATCAATCCAAGAACAGGGAAAAAGGTAAAGGAAATCGATCCTAAGAGTCTTTTTGAAGAGCTAGCTTACATGGCTTGGGCAAAGGCAGATCCGGGCGTAGTGTTCTTTGACATAATAAACAGAAGAAACGTTCTGGAGCCTGCAAAGGGTGAAAAAATCCGTGCAACCAACCCATGTGTTGTTGGGGATACAAGGGTTTTAACACCCGAGGGCTACCTCAAGATTGAAGAGCTCTTTAGGATTGCAAAAGAAAGGAACGAAGAAAAAGTTGTTGCAGTTGAAGGAATAGCTGAGGAAGGAGAAGAGTTCGCTTATCCAATAACGATCCTACTTCCAAATGAAGAAGAGAAAGAAGTCATTTATGAGACTGCACACGGAAAGCAGCTCGCTGTAGCAGACCCCATTGAAACCAAAGCCTATGTCTGGAAAGTTGGAAGAAAGAAAGTGGCTAGAGTAAAGACAAAAGAGGGTTACGAGATAACCGCTACCCTTGACCATAAGATAATGACAAAGGATGGCTGGAAAGCAGTTGAAGAGCTTAAAGAAGGTGATTTAATAGCCTTGCCAAGGTTTGAGGTCGAGGATGACTTTGGAAGCGAGAGCATAGGCGAGGATGTAGCCTTTACTTTAGGATGGCTTATTGGGGATGGATATATTAACACAAATGATAAGAGGGTTTGGTTCTACTTCAACGCTGAAAAAGAAGAGGAGATAGCGCAGAAAATCTCTGAAATACTCAAGAAGCACTTTAACTCCAAAGCCGAACCTCACAGATACGGAAGTGAAATCAAGCTTGGAGTGAGGGGCGAAGCCTACAGATTCTTTGAGAAAATAGTCAAAACGAACGAAAAAAGAGTTCCAGAAATCGTTTACCGCTTAAAGCCAAATGAGATCAGAGCATTTTTAAGGGGTCTCTTCACAGCTGACGGCTACGTGGACAATGATAGTGCAATAAGACTAACTTCAAGGGATAGAGAGCTTTTAAGAGACGTCCAAGATTTACTGCTTCTATTTGGTATACTATCAAAAATCTACGAAAGGCCATACAAGGGTACATTTGAATACACAACCAAAGACGGTGAAAGGAAAATCTACGAAGCGCAAGGATATTATGAACTCGTTATAGCAAACTACAGCAGAAAGCTGTTTGCAGAAAAGATCGGCTTCGAAGGAGAAAAACAAGAAAAAATTAGACTCAATAAAACAAAAATTGACGAACCCTACGCAAGAGTTGATAGTGTGGAACTTATTGGAGAAGAAATTGTCTATGACTTAACAGTACCAGAGATTCATAGCTATGTCTCCAACGGATTTATGAGCCACAACTGTGGAGAAGAGCCCCTCTACGACTACGAATCGTGTAATCTAGCCTCTATAAACCTTGCAAAGTTCGTAAAATATGACGACGAAGGAAAGCCCTACTTCGACTGGGACGAATATGCTCAGGTTATAATGAAAGTCGCCAAATACCTCGACAACGCTATCGATGTAAACAAGTTCCCCCTACCGGAGATAGACTACAACACAAAGCTCACCAGAAGAATTGGTGTGGGAATGATGGGGTTAGCAGATGCGCTCTTCAAACTTGGCATTCCTTACAACAGTAAAGAAGGCTACGACTTTATGAGGAAGGCAACGGAATACCTGACCTTCTACGCATACAAGTACAGCATAGAGGCGGCAAAGAAGAGGGGAACCTTCCCACTTTATGAAAAGACCAAATACCCAGAGGGGGAGCTGCCAATAGAGGGCTACTACCACAGGGAGATATGGAACCTCCCATGGGATGAGCTCGTTGAAGAAATCAAGAAGTACGGCGTAAGGAATGCTATGGTGACCACATGCCCACCGACGGGAAGCGTTTCAATGATAGCAGATACCTCAAGCGGAATTGAGCCAATATTTGCCCTTGTTTACAAGAAGAGCGTCACGGTTGGCGAGTTCTATTACGTTGATCCAGTGTTTGAGGCTGAGCTTAAGAAGAGAGGACTCTACAACGATGAGATCCTTCAAAAGATAAGCGACAACTATGGTAGCGTGCAAGGCTTGGAGGAGATACCAGAAGACATGCAGAGAGTTTTTGTGACCGCAATGGATATCCACTGGCTTGATCATCTCTTAGCCCAAGCAAGCATCCAGCTCTGGCTCACCGACTCAGCAAGTAAAACGATAAACATGCCCAACGATGCAACCGTTGAAGACGTCAAGGCCGCTTACCTCTTAGCCCATGCCCTCGGATGTAAGGGAGTTACAGTTTACAGGGATGGAAGCCTGAGCGTTCAGGTGTACTCTGTGGAGGGTGAGAAGAAGAAGCGTGTACCGGCAAAGCCGAGCGAATATGCAAAGAAAATACTTAGGGAGATCGTTGAGAACGAATCGTGGCTCAAGAAGTTCATCAATGTTGAGGCGATAATAGACGGCACCAACGGGAAAGAGGCACCGACGTTTTCTTTGAGTATCTCGAGAGCCCAAAGACAGGTGGAGGAAACAGCTAAGGAGAGAAACGTAAAAGACCTTCTTGGAGTAGCCTACTGTCCGGTCTGCTATGAAAAAGATGGAGAACTCGTGGAGCTTAGGATGGAGAGCGGATGTGCCACCTGTCCAAAATGCGGCTGGAGCAAGTGCGTGATTTCTTAG
- a CDS encoding ferritin family protein, with product MKLEELLQKIVHQENELYNLYKLGETFATYEYPSLIEHFQWLASEELRHRNTIEKFIGEGTLENTAIIDYIDSLSLEPYFQDERAEPQTLTDLVLEALIREKHSYELYKKLSQIFSGSLSEIFRMMAQEELKHAYRLKIIYEGLEE from the coding sequence ATGAAACTTGAAGAACTCCTGCAGAAGATAGTTCACCAAGAGAACGAGCTTTACAACCTCTACAAGCTTGGAGAGACTTTTGCTACCTATGAATACCCCTCCTTAATCGAACATTTCCAGTGGCTTGCAAGTGAAGAGCTGAGGCACAGAAATACAATCGAAAAATTCATTGGCGAGGGAACACTTGAAAACACAGCAATTATAGATTACATTGATTCTTTAAGCCTGGAGCCTTACTTCCAAGATGAGAGGGCCGAACCGCAAACCCTAACGGATCTTGTTTTAGAAGCACTCATAAGGGAAAAACACAGTTATGAGCTCTATAAAAAGCTAAGCCAGATATTCAGCGGTTCTCTAAGCGAGATATTCAGAATGATGGCTCAAGAAGAGCTCAAACATGCTTACAGGCTGAAGATTATCTATGAGGGTTTGGAAGAATAG
- a CDS encoding cation diffusion facilitator family transporter: MEEVYRPLMVSIFGNLLLAILKVFVGFLYSSLALISDGIHSLSDVVTSVVGYLGVKISSKPADKTHPFGHSRFESLFAFFIGILLFLVAYEIARDALKRIFSGHVIEVNSVMLAVVVISIVSKEAMTQYALRVGKKLNNQILIADAYHHRSDALSSVAVLIGLLLQRLGFTYGDALAGLVVALLVGKVAVEIVFKNVNYLTGTSPPFELCEKIKETALSVEGVVGVHDLRAHYVGPKLHVELHIEVPPHLTLKEAHDISEEVKRRIEKIEEVEVAFVHVDIKGITE, from the coding sequence ATGGAAGAAGTTTACAGGCCCTTAATGGTGAGCATTTTTGGAAACCTCCTTCTAGCTATTCTGAAGGTTTTTGTGGGGTTCCTTTACTCTAGTCTGGCTTTGATTTCTGACGGCATACACTCTCTCTCGGATGTTGTGACGAGTGTTGTGGGCTATCTCGGAGTCAAAATCTCCTCTAAACCTGCCGATAAAACTCATCCTTTTGGCCATTCCAGATTTGAATCCCTGTTTGCCTTTTTTATAGGCATATTGCTCTTTCTGGTTGCTTATGAGATAGCCAGAGATGCCCTGAAAAGAATCTTCAGCGGGCATGTTATTGAAGTGAACTCAGTCATGCTTGCCGTTGTTGTGATTTCTATTGTCTCAAAGGAAGCAATGACCCAGTACGCCCTTAGAGTGGGAAAGAAGCTCAACAACCAAATACTTATTGCGGATGCCTATCACCACAGGAGCGACGCATTAAGCAGCGTAGCCGTGCTTATCGGTCTGCTCCTTCAAAGGCTGGGCTTTACCTATGGGGACGCTTTGGCAGGACTTGTCGTGGCTTTGCTTGTGGGGAAAGTGGCGGTTGAGATAGTCTTCAAGAATGTGAACTACCTAACAGGAACTTCTCCACCCTTTGAGCTGTGTGAAAAGATTAAAGAAACTGCACTCAGCGTTGAGGGTGTTGTTGGGGTGCATGACCTGAGGGCACACTACGTTGGTCCAAAGTTGCATGTTGAACTGCACATAGAGGTTCCTCCACATCTCACCCTTAAAGAGGCCCACGACATAAGCGAAGAAGTTAAAAGGAGAATCGAAAAGATTGAGGAAGTTGAGGTAGCGTTTGTCCATGTAGATATCAAAGGGATAACGGAGTGA
- a CDS encoding radical SAM protein, whose product MKKLKVYIPGISFPSISLTGNYCTLNCAHCGKHYLEGMKKVTKHNLVEYCKSLEKEGYKGCLLSGGMDSRLKVPLDLYSSEIERIKKETKLKLNVHVGFIDEKDLEWIRHVDAVSLDFVGDDDVIRRVYKIEKGVRDYLEIIDLLTSNGIKVAPHITIGLDFGKVWWEYKAIDMLVEYPIEVLVLDVLIPTRGTEMENVKAPSVEESLKVVKYARERFNGELSIGCMRPLGKWRLEFDKGAIEEGVDRITNPPRKVIEWAKTIREVEIIYECCVM is encoded by the coding sequence TTGAAAAAGCTCAAGGTTTACATACCGGGTATTTCTTTCCCATCTATTTCCCTTACTGGAAACTACTGCACCCTAAACTGTGCCCACTGTGGGAAGCACTACCTTGAGGGAATGAAGAAAGTAACGAAGCATAACCTCGTCGAATACTGCAAATCGCTTGAGAAAGAGGGTTATAAGGGATGTCTTTTAAGCGGTGGAATGGACTCAAGGCTGAAAGTACCACTTGACCTTTATTCTTCAGAGATAGAGCGGATAAAGAAAGAAACGAAGCTAAAACTCAATGTTCATGTAGGTTTTATAGACGAGAAGGACTTGGAATGGATAAGGCATGTGGATGCAGTTTCTCTCGATTTTGTTGGGGATGACGATGTTATTAGGAGAGTTTATAAAATAGAAAAAGGCGTTAGAGACTACCTCGAGATAATAGATCTTCTCACATCAAACGGGATCAAAGTTGCGCCACATATAACCATAGGTCTGGACTTTGGAAAGGTTTGGTGGGAGTACAAAGCAATTGACATGCTCGTGGAGTATCCAATTGAGGTTTTGGTTCTTGACGTGCTTATCCCCACAAGAGGAACGGAGATGGAGAACGTAAAAGCTCCTTCTGTAGAGGAGAGCCTAAAGGTTGTTAAATATGCCAGAGAAAGGTTCAATGGAGAGCTGAGCATCGGATGTATGAGACCTCTGGGAAAATGGAGGCTGGAGTTTGACAAAGGGGCTATAGAGGAAGGAGTTGACAGAATAACAAACCCGCCAAGAAAGGTCATTGAGTGGGCAAAAACGATAAGGGAAGTAGAGATTATTTACGAATGCTGCGTTATGTGA
- a CDS encoding calcium/sodium antiporter, protein MAAEYIITFGIFALGLLMLIKGSDIFVEAATRVAKGFGVSEFIIALVLASIATTLPEVTTSAIAAYQGLSDIALGNAIGSALANIALILGLSALIMPLDVDEIAWKNALFMIGVTFYAWILMKDLVISRIEGLTLILIYLGFLYYLYKKHVTLEEVKEGRGNPKKDVVILFASGLVVVFGARLVVESAVKIATALGIPEVVIALTLVSIGTSLPEMANSLTATLKKIPNISVGNVVGANILDILMVIGIAALIRPIKVDYSIYSFTTPLTLLVMAVLAISLKLNNRVGRKTSVVLLALYAYFLYANFT, encoded by the coding sequence ATGGCAGCAGAGTACATTATAACCTTTGGAATCTTTGCCTTGGGACTGCTAATGCTGATCAAGGGAAGCGACATATTTGTCGAAGCAGCTACAAGGGTTGCGAAGGGGTTTGGAGTTAGCGAGTTCATAATCGCTTTAGTATTGGCTAGCATCGCCACAACTCTGCCAGAGGTCACGACTTCTGCGATAGCTGCGTATCAAGGGCTCAGCGATATAGCCCTTGGAAACGCCATAGGGAGTGCCCTAGCAAACATAGCCCTTATTTTGGGACTGTCTGCTCTCATCATGCCGCTTGATGTTGATGAAATAGCCTGGAAGAACGCCCTTTTTATGATTGGTGTGACATTTTACGCGTGGATTTTAATGAAGGATCTTGTAATTTCTAGGATTGAAGGGTTAACGCTGATCCTGATATATCTGGGATTCCTCTATTACCTCTATAAGAAGCATGTAACGCTGGAAGAAGTTAAAGAGGGTAGAGGAAATCCCAAGAAAGATGTTGTAATTTTGTTCGCAAGCGGACTTGTGGTTGTTTTCGGGGCTAGACTTGTTGTTGAAAGCGCTGTAAAAATCGCTACAGCCCTTGGAATTCCAGAAGTGGTTATAGCCCTTACCTTGGTCTCAATTGGTACCTCTCTTCCGGAGATGGCAAACTCATTAACCGCCACACTGAAAAAAATTCCCAACATAAGCGTTGGCAACGTTGTAGGGGCCAATATACTGGATATCCTCATGGTTATCGGTATTGCGGCTTTAATAAGGCCAATAAAAGTGGATTACAGCATATATTCCTTTACAACTCCTCTAACGTTGCTTGTAATGGCGGTGCTTGCGATTTCTCTAAAGCTAAACAACAGAGTTGGGCGGAAAACAAGCGTGGTCCTCTTAGCTTTGTATGCTTATTTCCTCTATGCTAATTTCACATAA
- the deoC gene encoding deoxyribose-phosphate aldolase, whose translation MDIAKYIDHTNLKPYATKEDIIKLCEEAKKYGFYAVCVNPYRVKLAKEQLKGTEIKVASVIGFPLGATPTEVKVFEAKKALEDGADELDMVINIGALKDNDYEYVKNDIAEVVKVAHEKGAIVKVIIETCYLTDEEKEIACKLAMEAGADFVKTSTGFGTGGATVEDVKLMRRVVGDKLGVKAAGGIRTYEQALAMIEAGANRIGTSSGVKIVEGAKNG comes from the coding sequence ATGGATATTGCCAAGTACATAGACCACACAAACTTAAAGCCCTACGCCACCAAGGAGGACATAATAAAGCTCTGTGAAGAGGCAAAGAAATACGGCTTTTACGCAGTTTGTGTCAATCCCTACAGGGTAAAGCTCGCAAAGGAACAGCTTAAGGGTACGGAGATTAAGGTTGCGAGTGTAATTGGATTTCCGCTTGGGGCAACGCCGACGGAAGTGAAGGTTTTTGAGGCAAAGAAAGCCCTCGAAGATGGAGCGGATGAGCTTGATATGGTCATTAACATCGGTGCATTGAAGGATAATGATTACGAGTACGTTAAAAATGACATAGCAGAGGTTGTAAAGGTTGCTCATGAGAAGGGGGCGATAGTGAAGGTCATAATTGAAACTTGCTACCTTACCGATGAAGAAAAAGAGATAGCATGTAAGCTCGCCATGGAGGCTGGGGCTGATTTTGTCAAAACATCAACGGGATTTGGAACTGGAGGAGCAACCGTTGAAGATGTCAAGTTAATGCGCAGGGTTGTTGGGGATAAGCTTGGAGTAAAAGCTGCTGGAGGTATAAGAACTTACGAGCAGGCTTTGGCAATGATAGAGGCTGGAGCTAACAGAATAGGCACATCAAGCGGTGTGAAAATCGTAGAAGGGGCTAAAAATGGGTGA
- a CDS encoding family 4B encapsulin nanocompartment shell protein codes for MGETLELLRTVIKEIREDGFEPKVALVGPKFAEKAAKELKTLGLNVYVIKELNCDAIIADPRFLGHLRKASRRISLEPLREEKEMWEEIREIGEL; via the coding sequence ATGGGTGAAACCTTGGAGCTCTTAAGGACTGTTATAAAAGAGATTCGAGAAGATGGGTTTGAACCAAAGGTGGCGCTTGTAGGCCCAAAGTTTGCTGAAAAAGCCGCAAAAGAATTGAAAACTCTTGGATTAAATGTTTATGTAATAAAAGAGCTTAATTGCGACGCAATAATTGCCGACCCAAGATTCCTCGGACATCTCCGAAAAGCCTCACGCAGAATATCGCTCGAACCCTTAAGGGAAGAAAAGGAGATGTGGGAGGAGATAAGGGAAATTGGAGAACTCTAA
- a CDS encoding ECF transporter S component produces MAMEALAPYGKWVLIAVAVLYFVYLFVLKKKVFEVAVGVALSGIMAALVAVATMLIQVPTPLTRGYINVGDSMVMLVAVLFGPTIGAFAGGFGSAMADLITGYAHWAPFTLVIKGVEGFVVGYLTSKKDDFTTILLATILGGALMVLGYFFVEVYFYGWGGAIAEVPGNTLQAVTGIIVGGGVGHVIKRRVKDMLVSLQI; encoded by the coding sequence ATGGCCATGGAAGCACTTGCACCATACGGTAAGTGGGTGTTAATAGCCGTTGCCGTTCTTTACTTTGTTTACCTCTTCGTGCTCAAAAAGAAAGTCTTTGAAGTTGCGGTTGGAGTGGCTTTATCTGGGATAATGGCGGCACTAGTGGCGGTAGCAACGATGCTAATCCAAGTTCCAACGCCCTTAACGAGGGGATACATCAACGTTGGAGATAGTATGGTAATGCTTGTGGCAGTCCTCTTTGGCCCCACAATAGGAGCATTCGCCGGGGGATTTGGTTCCGCAATGGCAGATTTAATTACTGGCTATGCACATTGGGCACCGTTCACTTTAGTTATAAAAGGAGTAGAGGGATTCGTCGTTGGATATCTAACTTCAAAGAAAGACGATTTTACGACAATCCTCCTAGCTACAATCCTTGGTGGAGCCCTAATGGTTCTAGGATACTTCTTCGTTGAGGTCTACTTTTACGGATGGGGAGGAGCCATAGCAGAGGTTCCAGGGAATACTCTCCAAGCAGTCACCGGAATTATCGTGGGTGGTGGAGTAGGGCACGTAATAAAGAGAAGGGTCAAGGACATGCTTGTATCACTTCAGATTTAG